A genomic region of Candidatus Melainabacteria bacterium contains the following coding sequences:
- a CDS encoding amidohydrolase, producing the protein MYRSIAKMALVLSLLGCLPACLADGPHNADLVVTGADIYTVDGARSWAHSMAVKDGKIIFVGDDRAVGDFVGPGTERISLHGEMVLPGFHDSHVHPIDSGIELAHCRLDDAGSRAEVLDIIKKYVKDHRQSAWITGSGWSLPLFPDACPTRQDLDALIPDRPAYFVSQDAHSAWVNSKALQLAHITSSTPNPPLGIIERTAGGEPAGTLRESATELVSRLVPKPTREERQEGLMRALRMANSFGITSLQDACADEDSLKTYTEVANWRRLTVRLVAALHVDPQRGPEQVKDFVVLRDKYLSPFVRPTSAKIFADGVVETHTAALSSPYTDKHDTSGLLNFSTERLNSIVQELDKNNFQVHTHAIGDAAVHQALDALELARSTNGQNDNRHHVAHLELIQPADIPRFRKLNVVANFQPFWAYRDAYITQCTEPLLGPERTGRLYQINSIIKTGAVVAAGSDWSVTTMNPLDAIQVAVTRRSLTDASGPSFNPEECVSLPQIIAAYTIDGAFVNHQEKETGSIEVGKDADFLILDKNLFEIDPSTIHSVHVLRTYFKGQPVYKSDSAK; encoded by the coding sequence ATGTACCGAAGCATTGCCAAGATGGCACTCGTGCTCAGCCTTCTCGGCTGTCTCCCTGCCTGTCTGGCGGATGGTCCTCATAATGCTGACCTGGTCGTAACAGGAGCCGACATATATACGGTTGACGGCGCGAGGAGCTGGGCGCATTCCATGGCTGTCAAAGACGGCAAGATCATTTTTGTCGGAGACGATCGGGCGGTGGGCGATTTTGTCGGACCGGGGACTGAACGGATTTCGCTTCATGGCGAAATGGTTCTACCGGGTTTTCATGACAGTCATGTTCACCCTATCGATAGCGGAATAGAACTTGCTCACTGCAGGCTTGATGACGCGGGATCGAGGGCTGAGGTGCTCGACATTATCAAGAAATACGTCAAAGATCACCGACAGTCGGCATGGATAACAGGCAGCGGTTGGAGCCTGCCATTGTTTCCTGATGCTTGTCCTACCAGGCAAGATCTAGATGCCTTAATTCCCGACCGGCCGGCCTATTTTGTCTCACAAGACGCTCATTCTGCATGGGTGAATTCAAAGGCTCTACAACTTGCACACATCACCAGCTCTACTCCGAATCCGCCTCTGGGAATAATCGAGCGAACCGCAGGGGGTGAACCGGCAGGAACCTTGCGTGAATCGGCAACTGAGCTGGTCAGCAGACTCGTTCCAAAACCCACGAGGGAAGAGCGGCAAGAGGGGCTGATGCGCGCTTTGAGAATGGCAAATAGTTTTGGAATCACATCGCTGCAAGATGCATGTGCAGATGAAGACTCTCTGAAAACTTACACTGAAGTGGCTAACTGGCGCCGTTTGACGGTGCGGCTGGTAGCTGCGCTGCATGTTGACCCGCAGCGTGGTCCTGAGCAGGTGAAAGATTTTGTTGTGCTGCGCGACAAATATTTGTCGCCATTTGTTCGTCCGACCTCGGCTAAAATATTTGCTGATGGTGTTGTTGAAACGCATACTGCCGCGCTTTCTTCACCGTATACCGACAAACATGACACTTCTGGATTGCTTAATTTCTCCACTGAGCGACTTAATAGCATCGTTCAAGAATTGGATAAGAACAACTTTCAGGTACATACACATGCTATAGGTGACGCGGCTGTACATCAGGCTCTAGATGCCTTGGAACTGGCCAGGTCTACGAACGGTCAAAATGACAATCGCCATCATGTCGCGCACCTCGAGCTGATACAGCCAGCTGATATTCCACGCTTTCGAAAGTTGAATGTGGTGGCGAATTTTCAACCATTCTGGGCCTATCGTGATGCGTACATAACTCAGTGTACTGAGCCCTTGCTGGGACCTGAACGCACCGGGCGTCTCTATCAAATTAATTCGATTATTAAGACTGGTGCTGTCGTCGCAGCCGGCAGTGACTGGTCTGTGACTACGATGAACCCGCTCGATGCCATCCAGGTTGCGGTTACCAGAAGGTCTTTGACTGACGCATCTGGGCCGTCTTTTAACCCCGAAGAGTGTGTTTCTTTGCCACAGATAATTGCCGCCTACACCATTGATGGTGCTTTCGTTAACCATCAGGAAAAAGAGACCGGTTCTATCGAAGTTGGAAAAGATGCCGATTTCCTGATTCTCGATAAAAATTTGTTCGAGATTGATCCATCGACGATACACAGTGTGCATGTACTGCGGACGTATTTCAAAGGTCAACCAGTCTACAAAAGCGATTCTGCAAAGTGA
- a CDS encoding phospholipid carrier-dependent glycosyltransferase, which produces MSPNVLSPEDASPKKPIELLAVAILLLLIGTGAFMRFEKLDDKEFWHDESFTALVLSGRTTSEMKSELSTKPCQISDLTKYRTINDSTSAGSILHSLGEDEPGHAPLFYFIEWAFCSVLGTTPLTMRLTCALISLLTLPVFYWLALETYQSKQIALLTTAFASLSPLLIYYAQEARDYSLGVLLMTLSSALLLAGLRTGKKAMWIGYTAALAIGLYSWLFTTIIVAAHILYVAITQPRGKTVWLPFAISIAVACLTFTPWLIFLSAHSNDFKRAYDWVQAPITKSELLSVWLAIPYKAFALFGFKTAKLSAPLLLVTMLQTAAVALAAIPFRNTKYIHIAVIVTWLVVFAGQDVLTEGARSAVFRYQTAIIVSILFLFSALIEFLWKKTRLLKGLALLVVTFTFGIELLSDNYMLNCKIWPDKAINLRFTLPVAEHLNKEPSAVLVVEEQTINPTELLDLSFQTHPDCPIIFLSADKPQTIPAHSEILYLLNPSERLTTELSSKYEISDSVDKFPYLKRAQKQQ; this is translated from the coding sequence GTGTCGCCAAACGTTTTATCGCCAGAAGATGCGTCGCCAAAGAAGCCAATCGAATTGCTGGCTGTAGCGATCCTGCTTTTGCTTATCGGCACCGGCGCGTTCATGCGTTTCGAAAAACTGGATGACAAAGAATTCTGGCACGACGAGTCATTCACAGCGCTGGTTCTATCTGGTCGCACGACATCTGAGATGAAATCAGAACTATCGACCAAACCCTGTCAGATTTCCGATTTAACAAAATATCGAACCATCAATGATTCTACGAGCGCCGGTTCCATACTCCACTCTCTAGGCGAGGACGAACCTGGACACGCACCACTGTTCTACTTTATCGAGTGGGCGTTTTGCAGTGTTCTCGGCACGACACCACTGACGATGCGATTAACTTGTGCACTGATCAGTCTCCTCACTCTGCCGGTCTTCTATTGGTTAGCGCTGGAAACTTACCAATCAAAACAAATAGCTCTGCTCACAACTGCATTTGCCAGCCTGTCACCTCTGCTCATCTACTATGCACAGGAAGCGCGCGACTATTCACTTGGCGTACTCCTGATGACACTGTCGAGTGCACTACTTCTAGCCGGCCTGAGAACCGGCAAAAAGGCGATGTGGATCGGCTATACAGCAGCTCTAGCGATCGGACTTTACAGCTGGCTTTTCACTACAATTATCGTTGCTGCCCACATACTTTATGTCGCAATCACGCAACCGCGTGGCAAGACAGTCTGGCTTCCATTCGCGATTTCAATTGCAGTTGCCTGTCTGACATTCACACCCTGGCTCATTTTTCTCTCCGCACATTCCAACGACTTCAAACGAGCATACGATTGGGTGCAAGCACCAATTACAAAGTCGGAGTTACTGAGCGTCTGGCTGGCAATTCCATACAAAGCTTTTGCTCTGTTTGGCTTCAAGACGGCAAAATTATCCGCCCCCCTCTTGCTTGTTACCATGCTGCAGACGGCAGCGGTCGCACTAGCTGCAATACCATTCCGAAACACTAAATACATTCACATCGCTGTCATCGTCACTTGGTTAGTAGTTTTTGCCGGACAGGATGTGCTGACGGAAGGCGCTCGTTCAGCAGTTTTCAGATATCAGACGGCAATCATCGTGAGTATACTCTTTCTTTTTTCTGCCCTGATTGAGTTTCTATGGAAGAAAACTAGATTATTGAAAGGTTTGGCTCTGCTCGTCGTCACGTTCACTTTCGGAATCGAACTACTCTCCGATAATTACATGTTAAATTGCAAAATCTGGCCAGACAAGGCAATAAACTTACGCTTTACTTTGCCGGTCGCGGAACACTTGAACAAAGAGCCGTCTGCTGTGTTGGTTGTCGAAGAGCAAACCATAAATCCAACTGAACTACTGGATTTGAGCTTTCAAACTCATCCTGACTGCCCAATCATTTTCTTAAGTGCCGACAAACCTCAGACAATCCCTGCTCACAGCGAGATTTTGTATTTGCTGAATCCGTCGGAGCGTCTCACAACTGAACTCTCATCAAAATACGAAATCAGCGACAGCGTAGACAAGTTTCCATATCTCAAACGAGCGCAGAAACAGCAATGA
- a CDS encoding NAD(P)/FAD-dependent oxidoreductase produces the protein MALERDFDVVIIGAGGAGMMCARTAAGRGRKVILLDHSTKIGRKILISGGGRCNFTNTGATADSFVSKNPHFCKSALSKFTPQDFIALVKKHKIGFHEKKLGQLFCDDSASQIVDMLVEECDDAGARFQMDCKIFAIEKKDRFIISTSEGDFRCESLVVATGGLSIPQIGATGFGYDIARQFGLKIVETAPALDGFNFSKADAEHFKDLPGISLDTTVTCNKAAFRENILFTHTGLSGPASLQASLYWHKGDAIKIDLLPQFDAEKWLTRIKNSNNNKVEVKNVLSEKLPKRFAEKFTQMINLNRPINQLNEKQINSLAQNLHSWSLFPAGTVGYRKAEVTRGGVDTQELSSQSMESKKVPGLYFIGEVVDVTGQLGGYNFQWAWASGYAAGMHC, from the coding sequence ATGGCGTTGGAAAGAGACTTTGACGTTGTCATCATCGGCGCAGGCGGTGCGGGAATGATGTGTGCTCGCACAGCAGCAGGTCGCGGACGCAAAGTGATTCTTCTAGATCACTCCACCAAAATCGGCAGGAAGATTCTCATATCCGGCGGTGGTCGCTGCAACTTTACCAACACCGGTGCCACCGCAGACTCTTTTGTTTCGAAAAACCCCCACTTCTGCAAATCCGCACTTTCAAAATTTACGCCTCAAGATTTTATTGCTCTGGTCAAAAAGCACAAAATAGGATTCCACGAAAAGAAGCTGGGACAGCTATTCTGCGACGATTCAGCCTCGCAAATTGTAGACATGCTCGTCGAGGAATGCGACGACGCCGGAGCACGATTTCAAATGGATTGCAAAATATTTGCAATTGAAAAGAAAGACAGATTTATCATTTCCACAAGTGAAGGAGATTTCCGGTGCGAATCGCTAGTTGTGGCTACGGGCGGACTATCCATTCCACAAATCGGTGCCACTGGATTTGGTTATGACATCGCCAGACAGTTCGGTCTGAAGATTGTAGAAACAGCGCCGGCCTTAGATGGCTTTAACTTCAGCAAAGCAGACGCAGAGCACTTCAAAGACTTACCTGGCATTTCCTTAGACACAACAGTAACCTGCAATAAAGCTGCTTTTAGAGAAAACATACTCTTCACCCATACAGGCTTAAGTGGACCAGCGAGCTTGCAGGCATCGCTTTACTGGCACAAAGGAGATGCCATAAAAATAGATTTGCTGCCCCAATTCGACGCAGAGAAATGGCTAACCCGCATAAAAAACTCCAACAACAACAAAGTAGAAGTAAAAAACGTTCTCAGTGAGAAGCTGCCAAAACGATTTGCCGAAAAATTTACTCAGATGATCAATTTGAATCGACCGATTAATCAACTAAACGAGAAGCAAATCAATTCTCTGGCTCAAAATTTACATAGTTGGTCGCTCTTCCCGGCGGGCACTGTGGGTTACAGAAAAGCTGAGGTGACGCGAGGCGGAGTGGACACACAAGAGCTTTCCTCACAATCAATGGAGTCGAAAAAAGTCCCCGGACTTTACTTTATAGGCGAAGTCGTGGACGTTACTGGTCAACTGGGCGGATATAATTTTCAATGGGCTTGGGCTTCCGGCTATGCAGCGGGAATGCATTGTTAG
- a CDS encoding nucleoside deaminase: MERFLKEAIAEARLGLSEGGIPIGSVLVRDGKVIGRGHNRRVQHNNPTAHAEIDCLANAGRINDYSDTVLYSTLMPCAMCAGAAVQFKVPIVVAGENRTFKSAGGWMESMGTKVIDMDSDECFQMLADFAKAYPDIWNEDIGIPTKK; the protein is encoded by the coding sequence ATGGAGCGTTTTCTGAAAGAAGCAATTGCTGAGGCTAGACTTGGCCTCAGCGAGGGCGGCATTCCAATTGGTTCTGTACTGGTACGAGACGGAAAAGTGATCGGGCGCGGTCACAACAGACGAGTCCAGCACAATAACCCTACTGCACATGCCGAGATTGATTGTCTGGCAAATGCTGGGCGAATCAACGATTATTCAGACACGGTCTTGTACTCAACCCTGATGCCATGCGCGATGTGCGCGGGTGCTGCAGTGCAATTCAAAGTTCCGATTGTCGTCGCCGGTGAAAACAGAACCTTCAAAAGTGCCGGTGGATGGATGGAATCGATGGGTACGAAAGTCATCGATATGGATTCAGATGAATGTTTCCAGATGCTCGCCGACTTCGCAAAGGCTTATCCAGACATCTGGAACGAGGATATAGGCATTCCGACAAAGAAATAG
- a CDS encoding tetratricopeptide repeat protein → METDSKLRKAIAAIFLCTLAGITPEPAFCRKLTTYEQALGDIDNKRFESAQLKLLNILAKNPSDADAHAELSRTYMDTNQIDKAFIEANKAIQYDPRMFRAYATKAYCEFRQNHMKEGFNDSATVLKLYTVNPLDWTAWYTHKNLSHAYQMTHRAKEFAEVQTNVYICDLLTAADEARNAGQLNESLQKIDSALKVDSRIPDLWFFRGVIYQNQGQNAQALADFSKAIALTPTAVPMLYYFRGDTYQQLGKHQQAIADFTKIIQAKPKLVAYRFVCETGRFRSEGMREDLAPVSLGDIYVLRAQSYAILKDKVRARKDLETASQLDPTDDKAIAKKAELHLEAGMPEQAIKDYSKSVAANPNDWTRYKERADAYMQLGKNKEALDDYTQVIKLTPNEPGAYMLRAVALKSMKKYAQAIADFSKVLQLRNDDDDAYMERAECYRLMHRYNDALADLDKATNLAHASKTFINEERSKIRAEMKESNYSDGSQTSLESGSQTSLADISKTSSTDSAQTVSTDISQPKKNKTEHSGKEENWLALALAAALGVMVIGLLAAHLMRSKNKR, encoded by the coding sequence ATGGAAACAGATTCGAAATTGAGAAAAGCAATAGCTGCAATATTCTTATGCACTCTTGCAGGCATTACACCCGAGCCAGCCTTCTGCAGAAAACTGACGACCTACGAACAAGCACTTGGAGATATAGATAATAAGCGCTTTGAGAGTGCTCAGCTGAAACTGCTGAATATTCTTGCAAAAAATCCCTCTGACGCAGATGCACACGCTGAACTCTCCAGAACTTATATGGATACCAATCAGATCGATAAAGCGTTCATCGAAGCAAACAAAGCTATTCAGTATGATCCTCGAATGTTTCGAGCGTACGCGACGAAGGCATACTGCGAATTTCGCCAGAATCATATGAAAGAGGGCTTCAATGATTCCGCAACGGTGTTGAAACTGTACACGGTAAATCCGCTGGATTGGACAGCCTGGTACACTCATAAAAATCTCTCCCATGCATACCAAATGACGCACCGCGCAAAAGAGTTTGCGGAAGTACAGACTAACGTCTACATTTGTGATCTGCTCACGGCCGCCGATGAAGCTCGCAATGCAGGTCAACTCAACGAATCTTTGCAAAAAATCGATTCTGCCCTGAAAGTCGATTCCAGAATTCCTGACTTGTGGTTTTTCAGAGGCGTGATTTATCAAAATCAAGGTCAGAACGCTCAAGCTCTAGCGGATTTCAGTAAAGCAATTGCGCTGACCCCCACTGCTGTGCCCATGCTCTACTATTTTCGAGGCGACACTTACCAGCAGCTCGGAAAGCATCAACAAGCAATCGCTGATTTCACTAAAATAATTCAAGCCAAGCCTAAATTAGTGGCGTACCGTTTTGTCTGCGAAACAGGTCGGTTCCGAAGTGAAGGTATGCGTGAAGATTTAGCTCCGGTGTCGCTTGGCGATATCTATGTGCTGCGCGCACAGTCTTACGCTATTCTGAAAGATAAGGTCCGAGCCCGCAAAGATCTTGAAACAGCAAGCCAGCTGGACCCCACTGACGATAAGGCTATTGCCAAGAAAGCGGAGCTCCACCTGGAAGCAGGAATGCCTGAACAGGCAATCAAAGATTACTCGAAATCGGTCGCCGCGAATCCAAATGATTGGACAAGGTATAAAGAGCGCGCTGATGCTTACATGCAACTTGGCAAAAACAAAGAAGCACTTGATGATTACACGCAGGTGATCAAACTCACTCCCAATGAACCTGGTGCATACATGTTGCGGGCAGTCGCTCTTAAATCGATGAAAAAATATGCCCAGGCAATTGCTGATTTTTCAAAAGTATTGCAGCTGCGCAACGATGATGATGACGCATACATGGAGCGAGCTGAGTGCTACAGACTGATGCACCGTTACAACGATGCGCTCGCGGATCTCGACAAAGCAACGAACCTGGCGCACGCCAGCAAGACATTTATCAACGAAGAGCGCTCAAAGATCCGTGCAGAGATGAAAGAATCTAACTATAGCGACGGTTCACAAACAAGTTTAGAAAGCGGTTCACAAACGAGTCTAGCTGACATTTCAAAAACGAGTTCGACAGACAGTGCACAAACAGTCTCAACAGACATCTCACAACCGAAGAAGAACAAAACAGAGCATTCCGGCAAAGAGGAAAACTGGCTGGCGCTGGCACTTGCAGCAGCGCTCGGTGTCATGGTGATTGGTTTGCTTGCTGCACATCTCATGCGTTCTAAGAACAAGCGCTAG
- a CDS encoding nitrate reductase, whose protein sequence is MDANLVEEHSDGRVELRDEGIISSSPLYNHDLAPVAVAKRNWSTYNFAALWVGMAACIPTYMLSSGLIASGMNWWQAIITIMLGNIIVLIPILLNSHPGTKYGIPFPVFARAAYGTYGSNLPALMRALVACGWFGIQSWLGGKALHTLFTALYKDWPTLLGGPTLLEHSLTEWISFAIFWSLNVLVIYRGMDLLKKIEGLAAPFVLLMCGLLVVWAVSSAHGVGTLLSDPGKFKDFPSFIAVFIPSLTGMIGFWATLSLNMPDFTRYGRSQKEQTIGQVVALPAAMTLLSMMGVIVTSAAQVIYPNTSIKVLWDPISLISLFTDPLTVFIAMFTVAVATLAMNIAANVVSPANDFSNAFPRYIDFRTGGLITAILGVLMQPWKLIADPSGYIFQWLVGYSGGLGSIAGVLIIDYWIVKKKTLALPDLYLVDGIYKYRGGSNPAALVATLVGCAAAWVGWFYPPLKILFDYAWFVGFATSAIIYLALMSKSSQPASSK, encoded by the coding sequence ATGGACGCAAATTTAGTCGAAGAGCATTCCGATGGACGCGTCGAACTGCGCGACGAAGGTATTATCAGTTCGAGCCCTCTCTATAATCATGATCTGGCACCAGTGGCGGTGGCTAAGAGAAACTGGAGCACATACAATTTTGCCGCGTTGTGGGTCGGCATGGCTGCCTGTATTCCCACGTACATGCTCTCTTCCGGCTTGATTGCCTCCGGTATGAACTGGTGGCAAGCGATCATCACGATTATGCTTGGCAATATCATTGTCTTGATTCCGATTCTGTTGAACTCGCATCCTGGCACCAAATACGGTATACCGTTTCCAGTTTTTGCAAGAGCCGCGTATGGCACGTATGGCTCTAATTTGCCGGCTTTGATGCGCGCCCTCGTCGCGTGCGGATGGTTTGGCATTCAGAGCTGGTTGGGCGGTAAAGCGCTGCACACTTTGTTTACTGCCTTATACAAAGACTGGCCGACGCTGCTTGGCGGTCCAACCTTGCTTGAACACTCCCTGACTGAATGGATCTCTTTCGCCATCTTCTGGTCACTGAACGTACTGGTTATTTACCGCGGCATGGACCTTTTGAAAAAGATAGAAGGGCTGGCTGCGCCGTTTGTTTTACTGATGTGCGGCTTGCTGGTTGTCTGGGCAGTCTCGAGTGCCCATGGCGTAGGAACGTTGCTTTCAGACCCGGGTAAGTTCAAAGATTTTCCTTCATTCATAGCCGTATTTATTCCATCTTTGACGGGAATGATTGGTTTCTGGGCGACACTTTCGCTCAATATGCCTGACTTCACCCGCTATGGTCGCAGTCAGAAAGAGCAAACCATCGGTCAAGTGGTGGCTTTGCCTGCAGCAATGACTCTGCTGTCGATGATGGGTGTGATTGTCACTTCCGCTGCTCAGGTGATTTATCCAAACACTTCCATCAAAGTTTTGTGGGACCCTATTTCGCTCATTTCACTCTTCACTGACCCGCTTACTGTCTTCATTGCTATGTTCACGGTCGCTGTCGCCACGCTTGCCATGAATATTGCCGCGAATGTGGTATCACCTGCCAATGATTTTTCAAATGCATTCCCGCGCTATATCGATTTCAGAACAGGTGGATTGATTACGGCTATTCTGGGTGTTCTTATGCAGCCGTGGAAGCTTATCGCCGATCCATCCGGTTACATCTTTCAATGGCTGGTCGGTTATTCCGGCGGTCTCGGTTCGATTGCCGGAGTTTTGATCATCGATTATTGGATAGTAAAGAAGAAGACCCTCGCTTTGCCTGACCTCTATCTGGTCGATGGCATATATAAGTATCGAGGTGGATCGAATCCAGCCGCTCTTGTGGCTACCCTGGTCGGTTGCGCTGCAGCGTGGGTCGGATGGTTCTATCCGCCGCTGAAAATACTTTTCGACTATGCCTGGTTCGTTGGTTTTGCAACATCTGCAATCATCTATCTGGCGCTCATGTCCAAATCGTCTCAGCCAGCTTCAAGTAAATAA